The Geotrypetes seraphini chromosome 8, aGeoSer1.1, whole genome shotgun sequence genome includes a region encoding these proteins:
- the TMEM221 gene encoding transmembrane protein 221 isoform X2, whose amino-acid sequence MPSTYSQRSLTVLALFGILAAVMSVLSLLLIFQIKDGQLLLLKQNSSLAGNSAAGADVLLPVLAVLAALCLSLNISCLIICLLHSYFATDVCRGDSDPDRADWFLLDSRIIRHAAIGLFCFGVAVYLAGILVLLISVTHSLLKASQATSRTRAVLTNTMFENDSAHGGDAPVNDLNNCKEMPRPKPRPEIHREFSYPPYVEQQKQSLSPVLSNLTATTRRGTGAKTTTDNENIDVPRIHRTLSAESAFFQSHCKPWNGVNQEMRNILAQKPGGAGKDSTLV is encoded by the exons ATGCCTTCCACATACAGCCAGCGCTCTCTCACAGTGCTCGCCCTGTTTGGAATTTTAGCTGCCGTGATGTCGGtgctctcccttcttctcatCTTCCAGATCAAGGATGgccagctgctgctgctgaaaCAGAACTCTTCCCTGGCAGGGAACTCGGCTGCAGGAGCTGATGTCTTGCTGCCTGTCTTGGCGGTGCTGGCAGCCCTGTGCCTGTCTCTGAACATCAGCTGCCTTATCATCTGCTTGCTGCACAGCTATTTCGCCACGGATGTTTGCAGGGGAGATTCAGACCCTGACAG AGCTGACTGGTTCTTACTGGACAGCCGGATCATCCGTCATGCTGCTATTGGCCTGTTCTGTTTCGGAGTTGCCGTATATTTAGCAG GAATCCTGGTTCTTCTGATCTCTGTCACTCACTCCCTCCTCAAGGCCTCTCAAGCTACAAGTCGGACCAGAGCTGTGCTTACCAATACCATGTTTGAAAATGACTCTGCCCATGGAGGGGATGCACCGGTCAACGACCTCAACAACTGCAAAGAGATGCCCAGGCCAAAGCCTCGGCCCGAGATCCACAGGGAGTTCTCCTACCCCCCGTACGTTGAGCAGCAAAAACAGTCCCTCTCTCCAGTGCTCAGCAATTTAACAGCAACAACGAGACGTGGTACCGGAGCAAAGACAACAACAGATAATGAGAACATTGATGTCCCGAGAATACACAGGACCCTGTCTGCAGAGTCAGCCTTCTTCCAGTCACATTGCAAACCCTGGAATGGAGTCAACCAAGAGATGCGAAATATTTTGGCACAGAAACCAGGAGGCGCTGGAAAAGACTCAACTTTGGTATAA
- the TMEM221 gene encoding transmembrane protein 221 isoform X1, with the protein MPSTYSQRSLTVLALFGILAAVMSVLSLLLIFQIKDGQLLLLKQNSSLAGNSAAGADVLLPVLAVLAALCLSLNISCLIICLLHSYFATDVCRGDSDPDRADWFLLDSRIIRHAAIGLFCFGVAVYLAALSIYMLVLFDMEAGITCACIFSSGILVLLISVTHSLLKASQATSRTRAVLTNTMFENDSAHGGDAPVNDLNNCKEMPRPKPRPEIHREFSYPPYVEQQKQSLSPVLSNLTATTRRGTGAKTTTDNENIDVPRIHRTLSAESAFFQSHCKPWNGVNQEMRNILAQKPGGAGKDSTLV; encoded by the exons ATGCCTTCCACATACAGCCAGCGCTCTCTCACAGTGCTCGCCCTGTTTGGAATTTTAGCTGCCGTGATGTCGGtgctctcccttcttctcatCTTCCAGATCAAGGATGgccagctgctgctgctgaaaCAGAACTCTTCCCTGGCAGGGAACTCGGCTGCAGGAGCTGATGTCTTGCTGCCTGTCTTGGCGGTGCTGGCAGCCCTGTGCCTGTCTCTGAACATCAGCTGCCTTATCATCTGCTTGCTGCACAGCTATTTCGCCACGGATGTTTGCAGGGGAGATTCAGACCCTGACAG AGCTGACTGGTTCTTACTGGACAGCCGGATCATCCGTCATGCTGCTATTGGCCTGTTCTGTTTCGGAGTTGCCGTATATTTAGCAG CATTATCTATATATATGTTGGTGCTGTTTGACATGGAAGCAGGGATAACGTGCGCCTGTATCTTCTCTTCAGGAATCCTGGTTCTTCTGATCTCTGTCACTCACTCCCTCCTCAAGGCCTCTCAAGCTACAAGTCGGACCAGAGCTGTGCTTACCAATACCATGTTTGAAAATGACTCTGCCCATGGAGGGGATGCACCGGTCAACGACCTCAACAACTGCAAAGAGATGCCCAGGCCAAAGCCTCGGCCCGAGATCCACAGGGAGTTCTCCTACCCCCCGTACGTTGAGCAGCAAAAACAGTCCCTCTCTCCAGTGCTCAGCAATTTAACAGCAACAACGAGACGTGGTACCGGAGCAAAGACAACAACAGATAATGAGAACATTGATGTCCCGAGAATACACAGGACCCTGTCTGCAGAGTCAGCCTTCTTCCAGTCACATTGCAAACCCTGGAATGGAGTCAACCAAGAGATGCGAAATATTTTGGCACAGAAACCAGGAGGCGCTGGAAAAGACTCAACTTTGGTATAA